Proteins co-encoded in one Diprion similis isolate iyDipSimi1 chromosome 13, iyDipSimi1.1, whole genome shotgun sequence genomic window:
- the LOC124413771 gene encoding protein kinase C isoform X6, which translates to MRDETTQSTQSQRFSVNIPHRFVVHSFKRFTFCEHCGSLLYGLIKQGLQCEVCNMSVHKRCQKNVANNCGINTRHLAEILSEMGISPDNKNKPARINYQSSSQSGGSGSSAASNETFSEGVPASKLKEPTDSGSGSDTGCRKLGLDDFNFIKVLGKGSFGKVMLAERKGSPDEVYAVKVLKKDVIIQDDDVDCTMTEKRILALAAKHPFLTAIHSCFQTKDRLFFVMEYVNGGDLMFQIQRARKFDEARARFYAAEVTLALQFLHKHGVIYRDLKLDNILLDQEGHCKLADFGMCKEGIIEGVKTTTTFCGTPDYIAPEILQELQYGASVDWWALGVLMYEMMAGQPPFEAENEDDLFESILRDDVLYPVWLTKEAVSILKGFMTKNPAKRLGCVAANGGENAIRLHPFFRDMDWDALEARRLKPPFKPKIKNKKDAMNFDAEFTKEEPVLTPVNPEDLRCINQEEFKGFSFVNTDYNPARLAGE; encoded by the exons ATGAGAGACGAA ACAACCCAGAGTACCCAGAGCCAAAGATTCAGCGTCAATATACCTCATCGCTTTGTCGTACACAGTTTCAAACGCTTCACATTCTGCGAACATTGCGGGTCTCTTCTGTACGGTCTTATAAAGCAAGGCCTACAATGCGAAG TTTGCAATATGAGCGTGCACAAGAGATGTCAGAAGAATGTCGCGAACAATTGTGGTATCAACACAAGGCATTTGGCTGAGATCTTGAGCGAAATGGGAATCTCACCGGacaataaaaacaaaccaGCGAGGATCAATTACCAGTCATCGAGCCAATCCGGTGGTTCTGGGTCGTCGGCTGCGTCCAATGAAACGTTTTCTGAAGGAGTGCCAGCCTCTAAATTGAAAGAACCGACCGACAGCGGAAGTGGCTCAGATACCGGCTGCAGGAAGCTAGGACTCgatgatttcaatttcatcaaaGTCCTTGGCAAGGGAAGCTTCGGTAAAGTGATGCTTGCCGAAAGAAAAGGGTCGCCGGACGAGGTTTACGCGGTCAAAGTACTCAAGAAGGACGTCATCATCCAGGATGACGACGTCGACTGTACCATGACAGAGAAACGCATTCTGGCTCTGGCAGCCAAGCATCCGTTTCTCACCGCCATACACAGCTGCTTTCAAACCAAAGACAGGCTTTTTTTCGTTATGGAATATGTCAACGGAG GTGATCTGATGTTCCAAATTCAAAGAGCCCGCAAGTTCGACGAGGCTCGTGCACGTTTCTATGCCGCCGAAGTTACCCTGGCGTTACAATTTCTCCACAAACACGGTGTGATATACCGGGATCTGAAATTGGACAATATATTGCTGGACCAAGAGGGGCATTGCAAACTTGCCGACTTCGGTATGTGCAAAGAGGGTATAATCGAGGGTGTCAAAACCACGACGACGTTCTGCGGCACGCCCGATTACATCGCCCCCGAGATACTTCAGGAACTGCAGTATGGCGCGAGTGTCGACTGGTGGGCGCTCGGCGTTCTTATGTACGAAATGATGGCCGGTCAGCCACCGTTCGAAGCTGAAAACGAGGACGATTTATTCGAGTCAATATTGAGAGACGATGTGCTTTATCCGGTATGGCTGACCAAGGAAGCTGTTTCGATTCTGAAGGGATTTATGACCAAAAATCCTGCAAAAAGATTGGGATGCGTTGCGGCTAACGGAGGCGAGAATGCCATACGACTTCACCCATTCTTCAGAGACATGGACTGGGACGCGCTCGAGGCTCGCAGATTGAAGCCTCCTTTTAAACCGAAAATT aaaaacaaaaaggatgCAATGAACTTTGACGCAGAGTTCACGAAAGAAGAGCCGGTCTTGACACCTGTGAATCCTGAAGATTTACGCTGCATAAATCAAGAAGAATTCAAGGGATTCTCATTCGTTAACACAGACTACAATCCGGCAAGACTTGCGGGTGAATAA
- the LOC124413771 gene encoding protein kinase C isoform X5: MRDEGNVHILQTTQSTQSQRFSVNIPHRFVVHSFKRFTFCEHCGSLLYGLIKQGLQCEVCNMSVHKRCQKNVANNCGINTRHLAEILSEMGISPDNKNKPARINYQSSSQSGGSGSSAASNETFSEGVPASKLKEPTDSGSGSDTGCRKLGLDDFNFIKVLGKGSFGKVMLAERKGSPDEVYAVKVLKKDVIIQDDDVDCTMTEKRILALAAKHPFLTAIHSCFQTKDRLFFVMEYVNGGDLMFQIQRARKFDEARARFYAAEVTLALQFLHKHGVIYRDLKLDNILLDQEGHCKLADFGMCKEGIIEGVKTTTTFCGTPDYIAPEILQELQYGASVDWWALGVLMYEMMAGQPPFEAENEDDLFESILRDDVLYPVWLTKEAVSILKGFMTKNPAKRLGCVAANGGENAIRLHPFFRDMDWDALEARRLKPPFKPKIKNKKDAMNFDAEFTKEEPVLTPVNPEDLRCINQEEFKGFSFVNTDYNPARLAGE; encoded by the exons ATGAGAGACGAA GGAAACGTTCATATTTTACAGACAACCCAGAGTACCCAGAGCCAAAGATTCAGCGTCAATATACCTCATCGCTTTGTCGTACACAGTTTCAAACGCTTCACATTCTGCGAACATTGCGGGTCTCTTCTGTACGGTCTTATAAAGCAAGGCCTACAATGCGAAG TTTGCAATATGAGCGTGCACAAGAGATGTCAGAAGAATGTCGCGAACAATTGTGGTATCAACACAAGGCATTTGGCTGAGATCTTGAGCGAAATGGGAATCTCACCGGacaataaaaacaaaccaGCGAGGATCAATTACCAGTCATCGAGCCAATCCGGTGGTTCTGGGTCGTCGGCTGCGTCCAATGAAACGTTTTCTGAAGGAGTGCCAGCCTCTAAATTGAAAGAACCGACCGACAGCGGAAGTGGCTCAGATACCGGCTGCAGGAAGCTAGGACTCgatgatttcaatttcatcaaaGTCCTTGGCAAGGGAAGCTTCGGTAAAGTGATGCTTGCCGAAAGAAAAGGGTCGCCGGACGAGGTTTACGCGGTCAAAGTACTCAAGAAGGACGTCATCATCCAGGATGACGACGTCGACTGTACCATGACAGAGAAACGCATTCTGGCTCTGGCAGCCAAGCATCCGTTTCTCACCGCCATACACAGCTGCTTTCAAACCAAAGACAGGCTTTTTTTCGTTATGGAATATGTCAACGGAG GTGATCTGATGTTCCAAATTCAAAGAGCCCGCAAGTTCGACGAGGCTCGTGCACGTTTCTATGCCGCCGAAGTTACCCTGGCGTTACAATTTCTCCACAAACACGGTGTGATATACCGGGATCTGAAATTGGACAATATATTGCTGGACCAAGAGGGGCATTGCAAACTTGCCGACTTCGGTATGTGCAAAGAGGGTATAATCGAGGGTGTCAAAACCACGACGACGTTCTGCGGCACGCCCGATTACATCGCCCCCGAGATACTTCAGGAACTGCAGTATGGCGCGAGTGTCGACTGGTGGGCGCTCGGCGTTCTTATGTACGAAATGATGGCCGGTCAGCCACCGTTCGAAGCTGAAAACGAGGACGATTTATTCGAGTCAATATTGAGAGACGATGTGCTTTATCCGGTATGGCTGACCAAGGAAGCTGTTTCGATTCTGAAGGGATTTATGACCAAAAATCCTGCAAAAAGATTGGGATGCGTTGCGGCTAACGGAGGCGAGAATGCCATACGACTTCACCCATTCTTCAGAGACATGGACTGGGACGCGCTCGAGGCTCGCAGATTGAAGCCTCCTTTTAAACCGAAAATT aaaaacaaaaaggatgCAATGAACTTTGACGCAGAGTTCACGAAAGAAGAGCCGGTCTTGACACCTGTGAATCCTGAAGATTTACGCTGCATAAATCAAGAAGAATTCAAGGGATTCTCATTCGTTAACACAGACTACAATCCGGCAAGACTTGCGGGTGAATAA
- the LOC124413771 gene encoding protein kinase C isoform X4 codes for MRDEVSVARTKFFEQKLNSSQGNVHILQTTQSTQSQRFSVNIPHRFVVHSFKRFTFCEHCGSLLYGLIKQGLQCEVCNMSVHKRCQKNVANNCGINTRHLAEILSEMGISPDNKNKPARINYQSSSQSGGSGSSAASNETFSEGVPASKLKEPTDSGSGSDTGCRKLGLDDFNFIKVLGKGSFGKVMLAERKGSPDEVYAVKVLKKDVIIQDDDVDCTMTEKRILALAAKHPFLTAIHSCFQTKDRLFFVMEYVNGGDLMFQIQRARKFDEARARFYAAEVTLALQFLHKHGVIYRDLKLDNILLDQEGHCKLADFGMCKEGIIEGVKTTTTFCGTPDYIAPEILQELQYGASVDWWALGVLMYEMMAGQPPFEAENEDDLFESILRDDVLYPVWLTKEAVSILKGFMTKNPAKRLGCVAANGGENAIRLHPFFRDMDWDALEARRLKPPFKPKIKNKKDAMNFDAEFTKEEPVLTPVNPEDLRCINQEEFKGFSFVNTDYNPARLAGE; via the exons ATGAGAGACGAAGTAAGTGTTGCGCGAACCAAGTTCTTTGAACAGAAACTGAATTCTAGTCAA GGAAACGTTCATATTTTACAGACAACCCAGAGTACCCAGAGCCAAAGATTCAGCGTCAATATACCTCATCGCTTTGTCGTACACAGTTTCAAACGCTTCACATTCTGCGAACATTGCGGGTCTCTTCTGTACGGTCTTATAAAGCAAGGCCTACAATGCGAAG TTTGCAATATGAGCGTGCACAAGAGATGTCAGAAGAATGTCGCGAACAATTGTGGTATCAACACAAGGCATTTGGCTGAGATCTTGAGCGAAATGGGAATCTCACCGGacaataaaaacaaaccaGCGAGGATCAATTACCAGTCATCGAGCCAATCCGGTGGTTCTGGGTCGTCGGCTGCGTCCAATGAAACGTTTTCTGAAGGAGTGCCAGCCTCTAAATTGAAAGAACCGACCGACAGCGGAAGTGGCTCAGATACCGGCTGCAGGAAGCTAGGACTCgatgatttcaatttcatcaaaGTCCTTGGCAAGGGAAGCTTCGGTAAAGTGATGCTTGCCGAAAGAAAAGGGTCGCCGGACGAGGTTTACGCGGTCAAAGTACTCAAGAAGGACGTCATCATCCAGGATGACGACGTCGACTGTACCATGACAGAGAAACGCATTCTGGCTCTGGCAGCCAAGCATCCGTTTCTCACCGCCATACACAGCTGCTTTCAAACCAAAGACAGGCTTTTTTTCGTTATGGAATATGTCAACGGAG GTGATCTGATGTTCCAAATTCAAAGAGCCCGCAAGTTCGACGAGGCTCGTGCACGTTTCTATGCCGCCGAAGTTACCCTGGCGTTACAATTTCTCCACAAACACGGTGTGATATACCGGGATCTGAAATTGGACAATATATTGCTGGACCAAGAGGGGCATTGCAAACTTGCCGACTTCGGTATGTGCAAAGAGGGTATAATCGAGGGTGTCAAAACCACGACGACGTTCTGCGGCACGCCCGATTACATCGCCCCCGAGATACTTCAGGAACTGCAGTATGGCGCGAGTGTCGACTGGTGGGCGCTCGGCGTTCTTATGTACGAAATGATGGCCGGTCAGCCACCGTTCGAAGCTGAAAACGAGGACGATTTATTCGAGTCAATATTGAGAGACGATGTGCTTTATCCGGTATGGCTGACCAAGGAAGCTGTTTCGATTCTGAAGGGATTTATGACCAAAAATCCTGCAAAAAGATTGGGATGCGTTGCGGCTAACGGAGGCGAGAATGCCATACGACTTCACCCATTCTTCAGAGACATGGACTGGGACGCGCTCGAGGCTCGCAGATTGAAGCCTCCTTTTAAACCGAAAATT aaaaacaaaaaggatgCAATGAACTTTGACGCAGAGTTCACGAAAGAAGAGCCGGTCTTGACACCTGTGAATCCTGAAGATTTACGCTGCATAAATCAAGAAGAATTCAAGGGATTCTCATTCGTTAACACAGACTACAATCCGGCAAGACTTGCGGGTGAATAA